CCCAAGCAGCCCTAGCCTTTATTCAACCAGATGTCAGCTTAACCATCAACATCAAGGAATCAACAGATGCCATGGTGGCTGCAGTCAATGCAAATGGGCTTACTATGTCTGATTTTAATAAGGGAAATGCTAAAGCCCGCATGCGCATGATTGCCCAATACGCTATCGCTGGGGAACGCAAGGGGGCTGTTATTGGAACCGACCATGCCGCTGAAAATATCACTGGTTTCTTTACCAAGCACGGCGACGGCGGTGCAGACATTCTCCCCCTCTTCCGCCTCAATAAACGCCAAGGAAAGCAGCTTCTAGCTGAACTGGGGGCAGATGAAAAACTCTACCTCAAAGTTCCTACTGCGGACTTGGAAGAAGACAAGCCAGGTCTTGCTGACGAAGTCGCACTCGGTGTTACCTATAACCAAATCGACGACTATCTCGAAGGCAAAACCATCGACCCTCAAGCCCAAACCATTATCGAAGGATGGTGGAACAAAACAGCCCACAAACGC
This region of Streptococcus suis genomic DNA includes:
- the nadE gene encoding ammonia-dependent NAD(+) synthetase codes for the protein MTLQETIIKELGVKPSIDPKEEIRRSIDFLKDYLKKHPFLKTYVLGISGGQDSTLAGRLAQLTMEEMRTETGDDSYQFIAIRLPYGVQADESDAQAALAFIQPDVSLTINIKESTDAMVAAVNANGLTMSDFNKGNAKARMRMIAQYAIAGERKGAVIGTDHAAENITGFFTKHGDGGADILPLFRLNKRQGKQLLAELGADEKLYLKVPTADLEEDKPGLADEVALGVTYNQIDDYLEGKTIDPQAQTIIEGWWNKTAHKRHLPITIFDDFWK